The following nucleotide sequence is from Oligoflexus sp..
CATCACTTTGAATTGGAGCCCTGTCGCAGGACAGTATGATGATGGAACGCCTTATACTCTGAGACTGCCGGTTTTGACTTTCTCAGGACGCGAAGACAATGCCGCGCTGATGCAGAATCCTGCCGTGCTGCGTTCTTTGCGGCAGACACCGCCGGTATTCGGGGTTGGTCTTCTGGAGGCCGTGGCCTTGGAAACTTTGGAGGCGCTCGAAGATCCTTCGGATCGCAATCAGGATGGCATTCGCGGACGTTTGAATCGCGTGTGGGATCCATTGAAGCAGGAGGTGACGGCGGGACGATTGGGTTGGAAGGCATCGGCGCCGAGCGTTCTGGTGCAGACGGCCGGGGCCTTTGCGGAGGACATGGGCGTTCATAATCCGATTTTTCCAGATGCTGATGGAACCGTGGAAGTCACGCTGGATCAGGTGAAAGGAGCGGCTTACTATATGCAGACTCTGGCTGTTCCCGATCGGGATCGGACTTTGGCGGGTTCGCGCGCGGGTGAAAAACTGTTCCGTGATATCGGCTGCGCGTCCTGTCATCGGCCGAGTCTGACCACAGGATCGGATCATCCGATCGCGGCTTTGCGGGATCAGACCTTCGCCCCTTACACCGATCTTTTGCTGCATGATATGGGGGAAGGGCTGGCCGATGAGCGCCCGGATTATCAGGCCTCGGGCCGGGAATGGCGAACGGCTCCACTTTGGGGAATCGGCCTCGCCCAAACTGTCTTGCCGGGAAGCGGGTATCTGCACGATGGACGCGCGCGGACTTTGGAAGAAGCCATTCTTTGGCATGGTGGAGAGGCGGAGGCATCCCAGAAACGATTCAAGGCCTTGCCCGCAGCGTCGCGGTCGGCCTTGATCATGTTCCTGAAGTCTCTTTGAACGTGAACGAAATTATTCGTGCGGCTCGTCATACCATTTCTCATCCACACGGCGACGGTGGATGAGATGCCAGGCTTCCCCGGCGAAGATTTTCCCGTATTTCAAAAGCTCGGGATCGTCCATGGTGCCTTCAGCCCGAATCACGATGTTCAGCTGATCGACCTCTTTGGATTTTTCGAGAAGAGTGGCCGCGTCCTCACGAGCCTGGGCATGGTTATCATAGAAGACCACCCCGTAGCGGCGCATGACCGGAGGCGCTTTGCGGGTAATCTCGACCGCCTGAGCGGCCTCACCCTGCTGGCGAGGCGGACGCTGGCCGCCGCCACCTCCACCACCACCTTGTTGAGGGCCACCGCCGCCCCCGCCTCCACCGCCGCGACGACGACGATTGCGGTTGCGATCCCCTCCCTGATGACCGGAGCCTTGCTGATTGTTGGGACGTCTATTCAATTTCTCTCCCCTGACGCGATGAAAAGAGGTCGCCCCGTTTTACACAGGCTTCCACAGCCTTAAGGATGACGACAGGCTTCCACTACTTTCGCAATGGCCGCGGGGATCGTCAAGCGTTCCTGCTGGGCCGTATCACGATTCCTCAGGGTGACCGTCTTGTCCTCGATCGTCTGGGTATCGACCGTGATACAGAAGGGAGTGCCGATCTCATCATGCTTGGCATAACGCTTGCCGATACTCTGCGCATCATCACAGGCCACATTCAGACCCGCACGGCGCAGTTCCTTGGCAATCGCTTCGGCCTGCTCGGGCTGGCCATCTTTTTTCACAAGGGGCAGCACCGCGGCTTTGATGGGAGCCAGGGCGGGATGAAGTTTCAAAAGAACGCGCACCTTTTCCTGGCCGTTCGCATCCACGCTCTTCTCTTCGCAGTAGGCGTCGAGCAGCATGGCAAGGACGGTACGGGTCAGGCCCGCAGCGGGTTCGATCACATAAGGCACATAACGCCAGCCGGTTTTGCCGGTCTCGGGATCGACCTTGTTCTGATCGAAGTAGCTGAGTTTCGAGCCGGTGGCTGCACCATGGCGCTTCAGATCGTAGTCGGTGCGCGAGGCGATGCCTTCCAGCTCACCCCAGCCCCAGGGATAAAGATACTCGACGTCATAGCAGTCGTCGGAATAGTGCGCGAGTTCATTGTCCTCGTGCTGGCGCAGACGGAAATTCTCGGCGGTATTCGCATATTTTTTATACCAGCCCATGCGCTCGTCGGTCCAATACTTGAGCCAGCGATCCTGGGTGCCCGGTTCGATGAAGAATTCCATTTCCATCTGCTCGAATTCGCAGGAACGGAAGATGAAGTGCTCCACGACGATTTCGTTGCGGAAGGATTTACCCTGCTGGGCGATGCCGAAGGGGACCTTCATCGAAGTGGTCTGCTGCACGTTCAAAAACTGAACGAACATGGCCTGGGCCGTTTCAGGCCGCAGGTAAACCAAAGAACGCTTCAGGCATTCTTCATATTTCGTGCGCATCTCGCGCTCGTCGAGATTTTTTTCTTTGATCTCTTTGAAAAAATCCGCGAGCGGATCCACGGGGCCGAGAGTCGTGCGGAACATTCCATTGAATTGACGCTCGTCGCTCAGGTTGGGCGAGCCGCAGACCGGGCACACGTAACCGCAGGCGCCGACCGTGCCTTTCAGTTTCTTGCCCGAGGATTTGCCGCCTTCATGGAAGACGACTTCACTGCCGACTTCAGCGCGCGGGGCTTTATCACCACGGAAACGCTCTTTGCAGTTGAGGCAGTCGACCAAAGGATCGGAGAAACCGGCGACGTGACCGGATGTTTCCCAAACCTTGGGATGCATGATGATCGAGGCGTCGATGCCCACGATATCATCGCGCTCGTAAACCATCGAACGCCACCAGGCGGCCGCGATATTGCGTTTCAACTCAACGCCCAAGGGACCGTAGTCATACGCTGACTTGAGGCCGCCGTATATTTCAGAGCTTTGAAATACAAAGCCGCGTCGTTTGCAGAGAGACACGATTTTTGTCATGAGGTCCAATTCGTTCAAAGCTGCGACTCCTGCCTGGCTGGTAAGTCTCGAAAAGGGAAAAGATAGACTGTTCCCGATAAGGACTCAAGGTGGAATCGGTGGGTGGAAGACTGTGGTGGCCAGTCTGACGAGTCGTGCCGACTTAACTGTCGAGCAGGCTCAGGGCCACCTTGGGGCTTATGGCAATCCGGGGGCTGCCCGTGCCGCGAATTTCGAGTGACTGTTGAGTCAGGTTTGCCGTGGCGTGGCCGAGCTGCGCCTCCTCCTCGATCGAAAGACCAGGAGCTTCGGGAGCAGGAGCATCGCTGGGAGGCACGAGTGTCAGCGTCCGCAGAGGTGCTGGAGGCTCCTGAAAAACCTGCCGATAGCGGCTGAGATCAAGCGGAGTCACATCCAGACGTTCGATCGTCTGCGTTTCGGTACTGACGATTTTTATGGTGCGGTAAGGCAGTCTATCCGGCCCGTCATGGGCTGCATAGGGATAAGGCTCGGTCTGATTGTCCCAGACCTCGGGCGTGGTCCCGCTTTTATGTCGGGACATATGTTGCGTCAGACGCTGCAGTTCATCCTGCAGGGATTCGTATTCCTTGTTGACCTGCGACTTTTCATCGGTCCAGGGGTGAAGAGCCTCACGCAAACGCTGCAAGAGACGCAGACTCTCGTCCTGATCGTGTCGATGCAGGGCATTGGCGGCTGACGGCTGACGTGGAGCTGTTGGGTCAATATGACTGAAAGAAACTCCACGCACGGAACGTGGTGGGGGTTTTCCATGGACCCGGGCGCTCTTGGCTTCGGCTTGACGCCTCTGCATGCGGATCATGCTGACGGCTGTTCTGTGTCGCAATCCCATCCTCGGACCTCCTGTCACGCTCTGGGAGACTCGGCAAATCGTAACCATCCTTCGGCAGAACTTTGCCTTAATTAAGTGCAGCGGACATTTTCCCGGTTTGAGCTTTCCCAAAAACTCGGGCTAAACTGGGGCAAGTGGGAGGGATACCCCCGTCTCGAAAAACGAGGAGTCAGCCAGGCATGAGTTACCGGGTCCTGCTTTTTGATATAGATGGTACGCTTGTTCGCGCAGGAGGGGCTGGCAAAGCGGCTCTGGCGCGTGCGTTGAACGAACTGCACGCCGTTGAAAATCCCTACGTGGATATAAATTTCGGTGGTCGCACGGATCAGTCGATCACGAAGGAACTCTTTGAACTGCACGGCATCAGCTGGTCGCCCCGAGTGGGTCAGGAGTTTTTGGACCTCTATGCGCATTATTTTCACGAGGCCCTCGCTCAGCGCGCGCCCATTCTTTTGCCGGGTGTGCGCGAGCTTTTGCAGCGGCTGCAGGATGATCAGCGGCATCTGATGGGACTGCTCACCGGCAATATCGAACGCTGCGCGCAGATCAAACTCGATGCCTTTCAGCTCTGGCCTTATTTTAATTTTGGTGGCTTTGGTGATCATCATGAAGATAGAGCCGAGATTGCCGCGGAAGCCTTCCGTCGCGCCACGCTTTTGCACGGAGCCGAATTAAGGCCGCATGAAGTCCTGATCATCGGGGATACGCCCGCAGACGTCCGCTGCGCGCGGGCCATCGGGGCTGATGTTCTGATCGTGGGAACCGGGCCGGTGGCGCGCGAGGCCATCGATGAAGCCGCTCCGGATTTCTTTCACGAAGACCTGTCGCGGCTTGATGATATCCTTGGGCTCCTGCGCACGGGTCGGCTTTAAGGCTTGTGCCAGAATACGGTGGATTCCCAGAGCATGCCGGGTGCACCGACTTTCGCGACCCCCAAAGCAGGATCGATCTGCCCGGTTTTGGCATCCAGGATTTGAATCGTCAAGGCGCCCGCTCGATAGGTCTGGCCGGGGCCTGGCGCGTTCTTGCGAACGAGGTCCGTGACCGTCGGGATCAGCTGCGAGCTGATAGGTTTTTGCGGATCGAACGTCAGAGCCAGGGCTGTGAGTTTTTGCGTCCCCGCCACACCACTGAGGCTGAAAAGAGGCAGATCCCCCGTTTGCGTGCGCTTTTCCCAATCCGTCACGGCATAGGATTGCCCGTTGATGGTCAGGCGAGCGCCGGGGGAAAGCTGCGCATTGGCCACGATGATTTTAAAGGTCTGATCGGGCGTCAGGACTTCGGTCGGTTCCACGAATTGCGCATCGAGCAGCTTGAAATAATCCACGCCGGTCACGCTGTATTTATCATCGTACTCATGCACGTGACGCACAGTGGTTCCCGCGTTGAATGCATAGGTCTGGGTCGCGGTATCCAAATCAAAATGTCCGCCGGGAACGCCACCCGCCTGGGTCAAGGGCTTGCTTGCAGCTGGAGGAGGCGCATCCACGGAAGGTTCCGCCGCCGAGTCTTCATCGTAATTTTCAGTGGGAACGGGAATGGGTTCTGCCGCTACGGTCGTCTTGCCAGAAAAGTTATTCCGATCACAAGCGGTCAGGCTGATGACGAGGATGAGGCTGCCGGTCAGCGTCGCATTTTTCATAGGAATCCCCGATAGAGAGGTGTCTTATGGATCTTATCGGTGGTGCTGGACGGGCGATTGAAAAAACTCTTCAAAGCCATGATATCATGAGGCTATCGGGAATTCTTTCAGGGTCGTAAAGATCGAGGCAGTTCCAGGATTTTGCGGATTCCGCGGACCATTTCCGTGCCAAAGTCAAAGGCGCAGTGGCCGCCTTCGTCCGGTGTATCGACATGAACCAGGGCCTGGCGCGACTTCCAATAACCGATGCCCTGCAGAGTCTGCCCGAATAGAAAATCCTTTTTCTGGATCATGAAGTGCAGCGGAAATTTCCGGCTTTCCTCGGGGGTCAGTTTGCGAAAGACATCCGGTGGATAACGAACCGGACCGCCGCCTCCGCAGAGCAGGACAGCGCCGCCCTGCAGCTGACGGATCGAACCTGGAAGGAAATCCCCGCTCAAAAACGTGGAGCCGGCGGAAAACCCGACAAGGATCAGGCGATCCCGATTGATTTCCGGATGCTTGCCTGCGATCTCGCGTTCCAAAAAGGATGTGACGTATTCCACGTGGCGATTATCCGGCGAGTTGGGGCCTTCCGGCCAGGTCATGGCGTTATGGGGAGCCTGGAGGGCCACGGGCGCGAGATTGAATTCACGGCCGGCGCGTTCCAGGGCTTCAAAGCTGCTGGCATAACCCTTGGTATTGCCCGAGCCATGAAAAAAAAGCAGGAGCCCCTGACTTTTCGGAGCCCCCCGACTTTCAAAAGCAGCCGTGTAAAGGCCGGACTTTCCCGTGACCGGGTCTTTGAAGTTCTGTTCGCTGCGCGTCCCGGCCTCAGCCCGCGTGAAAATAAGAAGGGACAGAAAGAGGATAACGCGCATCAGCCCACCTCGGATGAAGGTTAGGGGGCTGTTTCGCAGGCCCCCCGAATATCCGCCGCATCTTCTGCTGGCTTATCCGTCCAGCGACTCAGCAAGGCGGGAAATTTCTGCCGCACGACGGTGCAGAATTCCATTTTATCATGATCACCGAGGGCCGTGAGAGCGGTCCCAAGAGCCATATTGAGAATGCGGCTGAGAGTTTGCTTGCTGCTGAGTTCCAGCACCTCGTCACTGGCGCGAAGATCCTGAAGCCATTTGAGCAGGAGCCCGGCCTTGTGCAGCGTGGGCGTGATGCTCGCGGCCCTGGCTGGAACCGTTGTCTGAAACACGGCGTCCACGGTATGCGCGATGACTGCACCCACCACATGGATGTCATCGAAGGACGGTTGACTGCAGAGTTCAAGGGGCGAGGCATCGGACTTATTCACGGTGTCCGCACCCAGGCGGGTATTGATGTCGAAAGTTTCCCGCCACAGGGCATCATTCCAGACCTTGGGAAGGCCGCCGAACATGACAGGACTGAGCACATCGCGGGTCTGCTTGAAACAGCTGATATCGAAGAGCCCCTTGGCTTCCTTCATGCTGTAATGCGCGAACAGATCAGCGAAGCCTTCATTCAGGGAGCCAAAGATATAGCCGGGGCTTGAAAGGAAGGCGAGGCGTTGCCTGCGGGCGTTCGGATCCTCGCTGTGGTCCTCGGCGCCGATCGCGCCGTGAATGGAATGAAGACTGCGATGCGATTGCCAGTAATCCAGATAAGAGAGAAAGCTGACCACAGTCGAATCACCGAAGAGCATCTGGAAAACGTGGTGCCCGTATTCGTGATGAATGACGACGGGATATTCCCAGAGGCCTTTGCTGTTGAACAGCCCCTGCTGGCGGGCTTCGGCGCTCTGAGGTATGACGGAGATCGCATAAAGGCTGGGGCTGAGCGTGTCGTCGGCGAAGGGGGAATAGAAGGCGTTGTCGGTTTCAATCGTCACGGTCTGGGTCGCGTTCTGCGTTTGCGTGCCATCCATCTTGATGGTCTTTTCAATCCGCTTCACATCCTTTTTATACTGCGGGAAAAGACCGAGCCCAAGCGGAGGCATGCTCGGCAGCTTCAGGATAGGGGCGCTCTCCTGCACTTTCTTATAGAAGGCGAACGAGTCCTCCACCGATTTTTTCAGGACAAGGGCCACCGATTCCACCGAACCCGCCGGTACAAGGCCGGAGCAGGTCTTGAGTTCCCGCCGCTCGCCCTGGACGGTGTAGCGCATATCCGATTTATTGGTGAGTTCGCGCTCAAAGGTGCGGCTGTCGATGATCTTGGTCGTGATGGAAATGGTTTCTTCTTCCGTATCCTGGTAACCAAACCAGGCGCTCTGAACCGCAGCTCCTGACACCGAAAGCGCCTCGGATTTTTCCAGGCAGGATGGATCCGCCAGCGTCATGGGCAGCGGAGTGCCATAGGTCTGCTTCTTGAATTCAACCAGCTCGGTGCCACCCTTGACAGGCGATTCGGGAACGGTGACAGTCACAACCTTGGTCCGTGTGCGCGGTTGACAAGCGCCAGCAGCCAAAGCGAGGGCACAGACCGAAAGACGAACCAATTTTTTCTTCATTGGAGAATCTCCTTACGGGGCGCGGAGAGACGGATAGCACCTGATTTTGGGATCGTTACAGGCTGAGGTTATGGCACACGCTGTCGCTCCTCGCAAGCAGATTAGCAGAGTGTGTCCTGGTAAATTTGGCTACTTCATATTTAGTGTCTCGCCGGCCCTTGAATCAGCTCTTCATAAACGCGGAGATTGCCGTTCACCATGGACTGCAGCGAAAATTGCCGGGCCACGTGCGCCTGGGCTTCCGTTCGTAATCTTTCCAGCAGCGCCGGATCACGCAGAAGACGCTCCAGATTGTTCGCGAACGCCTGATGATCTTTGGCGGGTGCAAGCAAACCCGTGCGTTCGTGCAGCACGATCTCCGGTATCCCACCCACGGCTGTCGCGACCAGAGTACAGCCGCTATGCACTGCATCCAAAAGGCTGGTGCCGAGCCCTTCATCCTGCGAGGACAGGGCGAAGATATCCGTGGCTCCGAGCAGCTGCGCCACATCCTTGCGCACACCTAGAAAACGCAGACGATCCGGTCCGAGTCCCAGTTCCGCCGCCAGGGCTTCAGCGGCCGGGCGCAAGGCTCCATCACCGGCGATATAGGCAAAAAAAGGCAGGCCGCGCTGCTGCAAAATCCCGAGCGCACGGATCAGCGTCGCGTGATCTTTCTGCTCGGTGATGTAGGCGAGGTTGCCGATGATCGTCTGGTCCGGTGCAATCTGCCATTCATTTGTCAGGATGCGCCTCGCGGCCTGGCGATCCACATCTGCGAAAGGTCCGGAATCGACTGCGCTCCTGACGGTCGTGAGCTTCGAAGGCGACACGCCGAATTCCGCGAGTATCTTTTGAATGGCACTGGAAATGCAAACGAAGCGGTCGATGGACGGATGCACGTACTTCTGTCGATGCCAGTATCCGGGAGCCGGTGGGTAATCCACCCGACGATGGACCACGAGCTTCACATGAGGACAAAGTTTTTTCACGAAGAGCCCAAGGTTATGGGCCCGTCCGGACTGGCAATCCAGCAGCTGAATCCCGTGCTGCCGCACGTAGCGGGCAACCGCGAAGGACGCTGTGAGGATCCGCGCTCCGCGCATGGGAACAGCGAATGTTTGAGCCAGATGCGACATGCGCGCGATGGCTTCACTTCCCGGTGGAGCCGCGAGATGCCATTGCCAATTTTCGTTTTGCACGGCCTGCAGAAGGAGCCTGATTTGATTTTCACCCCCGCGCCAGGTGCTTTCGCTATCAAGATGCAGAACTTTGAAAGGCATTGATTCCCTCGACTTCGCTTGTTGCCGCATCGTATTCATGATAGAAACATGGAACAACACCTTTTTCACCCTGCGGAGGTTTTTTCGATGAAGCAACGCTGTCTGGCACTGCTCCTGATCGTTCCCTTTCTGCTGGCGAGCCCTGCCTGGGCCCTCTTCGATGCTCAGGTTCTGACGGGAAAACGCTCGACAGAGTTCAAGTTCGGGAATAGCAGCAACACCGAGTCCGGAACGGAATTGAAAGCAGCGGCTCACCTGGACCCGATTCCTTTGGTGCCGGTCGGCTTTGGTCTCTCTTTGAGCCAAATCAACTGGGACAAGTCCAATGACCTGAACTTCAAATCTCTGGACGGGTTCGAAGTGGGTCTGGAAGTCGAAGCCTGGTTGCCGATCGACCTGGGTGGGCTGCAGTTCTATGGCAAGCTCGG
It contains:
- a CDS encoding di-heme oxidoredictase family protein; the encoded protein is MRAHHGAWILTLMMGVWSCSPRGRDQEDEGLPVIPAGGETTVRSRTSNAYTMPAANLDEAELNLHAAGDSMFEAAFVAGPSKINPGLGPAFNNNSCESCHLGNGRGMATLGQAGSLNSPMLVRISLDPSQAADFLGADTKPLGHGPIPVPGLGGQLQDQAVSGATAEVTITLNWSPVAGQYDDGTPYTLRLPVLTFSGREDNAALMQNPAVLRSLRQTPPVFGVGLLEAVALETLEALEDPSDRNQDGIRGRLNRVWDPLKQEVTAGRLGWKASAPSVLVQTAGAFAEDMGVHNPIFPDADGTVEVTLDQVKGAAYYMQTLAVPDRDRTLAGSRAGEKLFRDIGCASCHRPSLTTGSDHPIAALRDQTFAPYTDLLLHDMGEGLADERPDYQASGREWRTAPLWGIGLAQTVLPGSGYLHDGRARTLEEAILWHGGEAEASQKRFKALPAASRSALIMFLKSL
- a CDS encoding HAD family hydrolase, which produces MSYRVLLFDIDGTLVRAGGAGKAALARALNELHAVENPYVDINFGGRTDQSITKELFELHGISWSPRVGQEFLDLYAHYFHEALAQRAPILLPGVRELLQRLQDDQRHLMGLLTGNIERCAQIKLDAFQLWPYFNFGGFGDHHEDRAEIAAEAFRRATLLHGAELRPHEVLIIGDTPADVRCARAIGADVLIVGTGPVAREAIDEAAPDFFHEDLSRLDDILGLLRTGRL
- a CDS encoding glycosyltransferase family 4 protein translates to MPFKVLHLDSESTWRGGENQIRLLLQAVQNENWQWHLAAPPGSEAIARMSHLAQTFAVPMRGARILTASFAVARYVRQHGIQLLDCQSGRAHNLGLFVKKLCPHVKLVVHRRVDYPPAPGYWHRQKYVHPSIDRFVCISSAIQKILAEFGVSPSKLTTVRSAVDSGPFADVDRQAARRILTNEWQIAPDQTIIGNLAYITEQKDHATLIRALGILQQRGLPFFAYIAGDGALRPAAEALAAELGLGPDRLRFLGVRKDVAQLLGATDIFALSSQDEGLGTSLLDAVHSGCTLVATAVGGIPEIVLHERTGLLAPAKDHQAFANNLERLLRDPALLERLRTEAQAHVARQFSLQSMVNGNLRVYEELIQGPARH
- a CDS encoding glycine--tRNA ligase, with protein sequence MNELDLMTKIVSLCKRRGFVFQSSEIYGGLKSAYDYGPLGVELKRNIAAAWWRSMVYERDDIVGIDASIIMHPKVWETSGHVAGFSDPLVDCLNCKERFRGDKAPRAEVGSEVVFHEGGKSSGKKLKGTVGACGYVCPVCGSPNLSDERQFNGMFRTTLGPVDPLADFFKEIKEKNLDEREMRTKYEECLKRSLVYLRPETAQAMFVQFLNVQQTTSMKVPFGIAQQGKSFRNEIVVEHFIFRSCEFEQMEMEFFIEPGTQDRWLKYWTDERMGWYKKYANTAENFRLRQHEDNELAHYSDDCYDVEYLYPWGWGELEGIASRTDYDLKRHGAATGSKLSYFDQNKVDPETGKTGWRYVPYVIEPAAGLTRTVLAMLLDAYCEEKSVDANGQEKVRVLLKLHPALAPIKAAVLPLVKKDGQPEQAEAIAKELRRAGLNVACDDAQSIGKRYAKHDEIGTPFCITVDTQTIEDKTVTLRNRDTAQQERLTIPAAIAKVVEACRHP